The Oncorhynchus mykiss isolate Arlee chromosome 10, USDA_OmykA_1.1, whole genome shotgun sequence nucleotide sequence accataaaggcctgaatggtggagtgctgcagcgatggttgtacttctggaaggttctcccatgtccacagaagaagctctgtcagtgaccatcaggttcttcctCCCTGCCCAAGGCCCTTcacccccaattgctcagtttggccagctctaggaagagtcacgGTGACTCCAaactgcttccatttaagaatggaggccactgtgttcttaaggACCTTCCATGCTGCAGAATttgtttgatacccttccccagatctgtgcctcaacaccaTCCTGTCTCAAGAGCTCTATAGACAATTCCTTagacctaatggcttggtttttactctgacaattgtgggaccttatatagacaggtgtgtgcctttccaaatcatgtccattcaattggattttaccacaggtggactccaatcaagttgtagaaacatcgaggatgcacctgaactcaatttgaagtctcataacaaagggtctgaatacttttgtaaataaggtatgtttttttttaaagaaatttgctaaaaaaaaaagtttagctttgtcattatggggtgtgtgtagattaatgagggggtaaaaagtatttaatccattttagtataaggctgtaacgtaacaaaatgtagaaaaagtcaaggggtctgaatcttTCCCAAATGCACATTCCAGGAACAATGCAGCAATTCTGAATTTATTTAatctacaaaaaaaataaaagtacacAGCTATGATCTAATAGattggcacccttgcactttACAATGGAGTGAAATGGAGCAGAATGTTCTGTTTTCAAAACGTACTGAATAGCTTTGTACCCTGTAAGCACATGTAACTAACTTACCACAGGTGAAAAATCACACCGTAAACAAGAATCTTCTTCCTTCAACCAAATTAATTGGAATTCTGAATTATTTTGTCCACGCCATTTTGACTTTGTAGTGAACCAGCttaatttcagattttttttttttatcctgcgcAGTTCTTAAATGCATGGGTGAACAAAAAGTTTAAATGTCAACTTATTGAAGAAATCAAAGTGAATtgtgcaagggtgccaatatattaCAACAACTGTACTTAGCAATGTGTTGAAGACAAACATATTTCAAACATGACTCTTTCCACCTATATGACTCAACAGTTTAGAACTTTCAAATGATACCACAGTACACCATGTCTACCTGTAAACAAATCACTTGCATTTGAGGGAAATAGGGTAAAAAGTGCCAAGATACTTTCAATAAAATGTAAAAAGATCTCACATTTATATGCCTTGTATGCATAGACTGGTATCAAGCATCACAACAACCCATGTATATTAGAATAAACCTCACCTATAGATTATGTGCTATATCTTGCAATAATATTTTCGCAAACAAAAATCCTGAAAAACATTGATTTAGTTCATTAGGACCATGTTTATATTCCATTGACAAATATCCAGTGATAATGGTCAACTAGTGGTCAGCCATCAATGCTTTACATTGGAGTCACCCAGTGAACACTCGTAAGACGCTTCTCCATCCAATGGCCTAGCCCCTCAAAAAGGGCTTCCGGTGTCCCGGAGGGCCTCTTGGGCCCCCTTTAGGGTCTCCCTCTTCACACACTTCCAGTAATTTGTGATGCCACGCTGGGGCTGCACCTGGGGAAATACAGACATCACATAATAAACGTTAAAGGTAAAATATGCAAATATCGCTCTGCTacaattctaatagtttgccaacaaaacaagcagtcattgttTAGATAATTAATTGTACCATCTAAAATAACTGAAGtatcttttccataaccaaaaatattgtattttccgCTGTTTGAAGCTAgtatacaaaaccgaaagtaaaagacaaaaaaaatcaatttaatgGGTAGCATAGAAATAGTACACATaaaacagatctaccgcttcttagacttgctttcaatgagaatgacatgtctgaatttggtcgggtcgcccaaaaagttacatatttcagctTTAATAAACTTCCCAGAGTGGCTGCATGACCTGATCACCAGGGCCCTATCCTATCAGATACGATTAAAAGCATAAAAATAGAACGGGAGTCCCCATTCAAGACTGATTTGTCCGttctattaattatatttctatgcatttaatcctatccAATAGGCAAAATCTAGATAACTTTTGACAAACTGAGCCCAGGACTAAACAACTTTACTGCACGTGTTATTTTTTACACAATgtctgctgctccctccctccccttttctaaTTCTCACTTACCTCCGGGATGAACATAATAAAATTTGGACGACATGATCAACATCCAAATAGTGATTTAATATTCCTTTCTCAGGTGGGGAGTTACAAGCAGCTATTAACTCCCCACCCCCCCCTGTAATTTAGGGTAGGCCTCCGATATGACAGCATATCTAGGATGATCACATCATTGCACAAAGCTTTTTAGTCTGTACTAGGCCCAAATAGATTACATCAATTGATGGGGGAGTTAACAGACAGCATAAAACCCCACCCATGCGTTCTAAAATAATACATGCAGGAAATATTCAAAAGCAcaggtgaaataaatataaaatatattattttagtTCAGAAAGGTGAGGCAGATTGTAAACCATGTTGCTGATAAGACTGGGGTTTTCATAAAGGTGAGTAGCCTAAAGTGAGGAACGTGAAGGGATGGGGAGGGAGCAGCAGCTGCATCAGGTTTTTCGGAATGTTTTTTTGTGCGTAAAGTAACATCGCAAATCGATCAGGTCATACAGCCTCAGCCTAAACTTGATTTGTACAGCACAATTCATACAGAGACCGCAACTCACATCACAATGATTATTAACGTCAATTGGAGACTTGCATGAAAGTTAGAGTTAAGCGTGGATCTCAAGAACAAATAACGCCATAAAGGACTGCTTCAACTGATAGATAAATGCCCCCTGTACCTTCAAGCCGCGCAGTACTCTGTCTTCCATCACTCCGATAAACTCCTTGTGGCTCAGACAGTTATCGCCGTCCAGGTCAAAGATCTTGAACACAGTGTCCAGCACGTTCTCAGAGAGGTCGTGCCCTGTGGCAATCTTCACAGCTCGCCTAAATTGGACTGCAGAGAATGCAAGGGAAATACTATCAGGATAATGTACTTGGCTAAcagggcaatcagcagttgctacgtcTATTATTggacaaaaaaaataattatgaTACATATCCATGGAAAAATAGAACTTAGAAATGTCTCATGAACtgagttcaactgtcgtaccccaacAGAACCCAAAATAAGCTTGTTTTACGCCAATGTTTGTaatcaaagtaaatgtaaataaacactatatagcctcaatacATGGTtaaaatgttgatatcatggatggtcagtccttctgGATAtacatttgagagtggttacatttctccagcaccTTCCCTCAGCTTTTCACCAAAACAGGGGCAGGGAGTGCGCTTTGTTACTGTTTCAACTGCTGAATGCTGCTTTAAAGTGATTTGACTGTGTAGAATCAGAATATTTCAAACAAAATGTCCTTCCTACAAAAAACTATGTAGAGATAAGAAAATTACCCATTCCGATAGGTCGGTTGGCTTCACTTATCATTTTCACAGAGAAGGCAAAGTCCTCCAGGTTGTTGGTGAAGAGGCAGAACGCTTTGAACTCGTCAAATGTGATGCTCTACAAGAGAAGAGGGACAAATGTCCAAGTCGTACATTGATCAGTAACCCCTTGAGAGTCCCCCAAAATGTGTTATATTTCACTTCTTAGACCTGAAGGTACATTGACATTACTGCATATTATCCCTATCCGAATGTTTTGAAATTTCATCCTTCAATAAAAAGTGACCCCCATATCTGAATTTGTTGAATTGGGGAAAACATTTGGGTAGTAATTGGCAACCTCGCTTTCACCTATTACAACCCTTACTGATCTGTGATGATCTCAAGGAAACGAGGAAAGGAAGGTGGATTACTTTCCTTTTTACCTGGCCCGCAGGGATCCTCTTCCTCATGTTCTCCCAGTAGGCCTCGTTGGCTTCCTCGTTGGTGTAGTGCAGCAGCCACTCTGCAAAGTCCTCCCGCCGCATGGTGTCCATACCTTTGGAGAACTGCAGGAACTCCATCTCCTGCACCTCTGCCTGCAGGTCCTCCATGAACCTAGAAATCCAGAGTAAAGACACTGAACATGACTAGGTCGGTTCTGGGCCTGTATTCAAAAAGTGTctaagagtaggagtgctgatctaggatcaagttCCCTCTGTCCATGTAACCATATGAATTATGATCTAACAGGCAACAATGATCCTACatcaacactcctactctgaagTCTATCCATAGTGTCTATATGAAGTATCGAAAACatgatttttactaggattaggTATACCTACAAGGAAAAGGTTGGGAGTAGCTATACCGTTTAACACCAATGATACTACATTGTAACCCACAGATATTTTACCTGCAAAATCCCTTGTACTGAAGCTTGTTTTCACCATTCCTGCCAAAGAAGAAGGCCTGCAGTGTAGTGTTCACATCATCCCCCTCTGCGACTGGTTTCTGTTTAGATGACATCAAGTTTCAACACTTCCTGCCTTTGTTATTACTGCAAGCCCCATCACTCTTGAAATACGAGTAAACAATCATTTTTTCTAGCCCGTATACATTATCATATAATGACAGTTGGCCAGCCTTAGTGCTTTCAATAGGCATTTCCCCAAAGGCCATTCAATGTCATCTATAGAAAGTATTCTAAAAAAGTGTTTCCAAAAGTCACATGAGAATTCCGCCTTAAAAATAAAAGTTCAGTGTTGACTTACCACGTCTGTGATACCTTCCTTAGGCACTGTCTCTTTTCTTTTCCCAATGATTTTCTTGAGCTTCATCATAAAACAAAGCAGCAACAATGATTCTTTGCATTATAATAATGCAGATAAAACAGAAGATTAAGCTAAAAACATGTACTACTTGTGAGAGCATTTCTTAGCTAGCTTACATGTTCTCAGAATGCGGGAAACTACTAATTCAGTTAAATTCactaataacacatacatacCTCTTACTCATCTGAATAATCCAAGAAATGTCAGCAATAACAGAACATTTCATTAGTCAAAAGGTTATCAACTACCCACAATGCCTCACTCTAATATTAAAACTGGAAACAGTATGAAACAGCAAACAGTGAGGGCTTGAGATTGACTACAAAGCAGTTGGACCACACAGAATCAGTAATCTACCAATCACCTTGCAGCCCAATTACTAATTATTATGTGATCAAGATTAGTGATCCTTTGCCTTGCTTTGCTCACACGGATCCCCTCAAACACTGAATTATTATCCATGCTGCTCCGCTCTACTTTGTCAGGTGTGGAACTCATCTTCTAAACCAAACGATAATCTAATTGGAGGTGCATAACACCTTTTAGACAGTGCAGTGGGTTTTAGGAACACAACAGTGGTCTGACTCTAACCCTTGTGGTTTCCAGTGTTGCCAATTTTCACAACAGCCTCAGTTCTAAATTAGGGAATCAACTTTTCACTGGTTTTGTACAAAATTGTATAGTCACAGGCATTTTTGTAGCCATGTATGCATACTGTATTGTGCTAAAGCCAACTaacagatacagtatgtttacaAGCTAGTTTCTGTGCCTTGTAAAATGTGATACCTCAGACTGAGAATGAAGAGGCCAATGTTTTGACAGAAGGAACCAATTGAGGTGGGAGAAACTAGTTCAGAGGAACAAACATGTGGCACAGACTTAAGGTACTGGCCATAGAGTACCTCTGCGTTAGCATCAAGTGTTCATAGTACTCATTCATTGTAGGAGCGTGTGTCAAAACCTCCAATTACGTCATGTCCATTAAAGGGGCGGCAATATTTTGCAGTGTGGATagtttatacagtggggcaaaaaagtatttagtcagccaccaattgtgcaagttctcccctttaaaaagatgagagaggcctgtaattttcatcataggtacacttcaactatgacagacagaatgagaagaaaaaaaatccagaaaatcacattgtaggatttttaatgaatttatttgcaaattatggtggaaaataaatatttggtcacctacaaacaagcaagatttctggctgtcacagacctgtaacttcttctttaagaggctcctctgttctccactcgttaactgtattaatggcacctgtttgaacttgttatcagtataaaagacacctgtccacaacctaaaacagccacactccaaactccactatggccaagaccaaagagctgtcaaaggacaccagaaacaaaattgtagacctgcaccaggctgggaagactgaatctgcaataggtaagcagcttggtttgaagaaatcaactgtgggagcaattattaggaaatggaagacatacaagaccactgataatctccctcgatctggggctccacgcaagatctcaccccgtggggtcaaaatgatcataagaacggtgagcaaaaatcccagaaccacacagggggacctagtgaatgacctgcagagagctgggaccaaagtaacaaagcctaccatcagtaacacactacgctgccagggactcaaatcctgcagtgctagacgtgtccccctgcttaggccagtacatgtccaggcccgtctgaagtttgctagagagcatttggatgatcca carries:
- the micu2 gene encoding calcium uptake protein 2, mitochondrial; the protein is MASWGRVAGVLRNFLTRPWSYRALHCALGPGILGSLVGSGLIYYHYEPSKRFFPFTVHAEEEKLLPVFQLSARRMCFNQFASMTYNKELYMTPRDFLFSIMLENVDRKLPKKALTKKEVDKMLDAASRVQAGNSLFRHFGDDGLISYTEYLFLLTILTKPHTGFHIAFKMLDIDGNEHVDRKEFLKLKKIIGKRKETVPKEGITDVKPVAEGDDVNTTLQAFFFGRNGENKLQYKGFCRFMEDLQAEVQEMEFLQFSKGMDTMRREDFAEWLLHYTNEEANEAYWENMRKRIPAGQSITFDEFKAFCLFTNNLEDFAFSVKMISEANRPIGMVQFRRAVKIATGHDLSENVLDTVFKIFDLDGDNCLSHKEFIGVMEDRVLRGLKVQPQRGITNYWKCVKRETLKGAQEALRDTGSPF